GCAAATGGGTTGGTGCATGTACTTATAATGTGAAATCATTCGAAAGGGATGAATTTGAACCAATCCTTGTGATTTCTCAATGTAGTTGAGGAAAGCTCGAATGATGTTGTCCGAACCACTAGGGTGGTTAAATTTCCTCAAGTGGTTCTTGTAAAGGGCTAATGTTGGAACACTTTGACTAGCCACCGGAACAAGGTGGATGACATAGGCGCTGGTGGGGCTAATTTCTTTGGGGTTCAAAGCTTCAAGGAGCCTAATGATGATCGGGACGATTTCTTCGTCTTGAATGCAAGTAACAATCCGTAACTCTTCAATGGTCGAAGTCATCCTAAGTGACCTAATTCGTAGCCTGACCAAGGTAGGTAAATTGAACTTTTTCGTCACGGCTGGCTTGTGCAACATTTCTATTAATGGAGTTATAATGGCATTTACGACAACAATGCCAATAATAGATGTTGCATAAGTCTGTTCAGTTAGTAACTGCACAAAGATCTGAGCTTATTATAACTTGTAGGAAATAAGATTTTCAATGAAACATAGTTGAAAGAGTACGGATCTGTAAATGTTTCCATCGAATGGATTGAATTAATTCCACAACACCTTGTAAACTCAAAATAAGGCTAAGCAAAATGGCAGATCTTTTCGACAACTTCATAGAAAATGAAACCAAGAGACATGCCACTAGCCTTCCTAAGCATCCCGCAATAGTCATAGCTCCATACATCATGAGCTCGTCCTGATTCTTTATCACCGATAAATTGGTGAAATAACCTATTCGAACGAAGAACAATGGAAGAAACAGTTCAAAGAGAATAAGTTCGCATGTCCGTATGATCGTTGTACCAAGTGGCCATCCGTCCGGTATTACGAATCCCATTATTACAGATGCCATACCAAAGGATGCTCCTATAGCGTCTGTGGTCAATCCCgttaaaaaaaagcaaaagtAATATCGCTATAACATCAGATTCCTTCACCGATTTTCCTTTTGGTGTTATCTTGATGATCCAATACAACATTGGTCGTATAACGAAGAATGCAAACATGGTCAATGAACATAGAGACAAGATAGAGTAGACCGATGTTTTCACATCTTGTTGTCCTAAAGCAACTCCGAGTATTTGAAAGGTGCCGGAAACAACCTCGTTGTGCATCGCGACCGATAAAGAAATCTGCCCTACCTCGGAACTTAAAGAGGTTGAGTTCATCTAATGCTCGAGTAATAACGATGAAA
This genomic window from Gossypium raimondii isolate GPD5lz chromosome 10, ASM2569854v1, whole genome shotgun sequence contains:
- the LOC105775742 gene encoding cation/H(+) antiporter 15-like, encoding MHNEVVSGTFQILGVALGQQDVKTSVYSILSLCSLTMFAFFVIRPMLYWIIKITPKGKSVKESDVIAILLLLFFNGIDHRRYRSILWYGICNNGIRNTGRMATWLFHQFIGDKESGRAHDVWSYDYCGMLRKLLTEQTYATSIIGIVVVNAIITPLIEMLHKPAVTKKFNLPTLVRLRIRSLRMTSTIEELRIVTCIQDEEIVPIIIRLLEALNPKEISPTSAYVIHLVPVASQSVPTLALYKNHLRKFNHPSGSDNIIRAFLNYIEKSQGLVQIHPFRMISHYKYMHQPICRLSEKIHAPLIVMPFFNSEEAHSIDDTLRIFNTNVQASATCTVGLLVDRGLRSSVRLTTFSYTVAVIFLSGVDDREALALATRASFHPNVIVKDLLKLS